One window from the genome of Candidatus Fermentibacter sp. encodes:
- the argR gene encoding arginine repressor → MRRSKADRLDALRKLLNDTEVGDQIEITNHLKEKGFKVTQATVSRDLLELGAARVSVRPGVHRYQVISESNTADIRRRLEIAFRDNVETVNMCGNLMLIKTTPGAAAGVANAFDQYGFQDVIGTVAGDDTILAVCANEETCSMLRNKLLPVLGNRF, encoded by the coding sequence ATGAGAAGGTCCAAGGCCGACAGGCTCGATGCACTCAGGAAGCTCCTGAACGATACCGAGGTCGGAGACCAGATCGAGATCACCAACCATCTCAAGGAGAAGGGATTCAAGGTCACACAGGCCACCGTCTCCCGCGACCTGCTCGAGCTCGGCGCGGCAAGGGTCTCGGTCCGCCCGGGCGTGCACCGCTACCAGGTCATCTCCGAGAGCAACACGGCCGACATCCGCAGGCGGCTGGAGATAGCCTTCCGCGACAACGTCGAGACCGTCAACATGTGCGGCAACCTCATGCTCATCAAGACCACCCCCGGCGCGGCGGCAGGGGTCGCCAACGCCTTCGACCAGTATGGCTTCCAGGACGTGATAGGTACGGTCGCGGGCGACGACACCATCCTCGCGGTCTGCGCGAACGAGGAAACCTGCAGCATGCTCCGCAACAAGCTGCTGCCGGTCCTGGGCAACAGGTTCTAG